A genomic region of Candidatus Omnitrophota bacterium contains the following coding sequences:
- a CDS encoding GDSL-type esterase/lipase family protein, translating to MPFLPKTSRERWILALLLAALAWIGLEIRLGAKYSTQRESNMNCFRWDSRTLWTFRPSFQGTAWNQTIHTNSQGFRGGEEYALKSTHALRILALGDSRTYGFHVKDNETFSFVLQAELRRRGVDAEVMNVGVFGFTAMQCLANLERLLPYKPDIVLFAPGYNDRRYLVTRGEDSDASFRSIARLRRIAGVLEWSNAFFALMQEIGERKLKPLREHPPGLDRVAARVSEKRFGEELRKAGELCRDNHIRIVYMKIYGNPSAYGLAEQAAALYDAQNYAEAARMLEEKRRKLAQQAHPLAMYYLGLSYQALGEKEKAAQAFASHKPSGSIMGEAVLRSERRYFAIMDEAARQFSATVVDGRAAAGVIASTSEDQAFASLFYDECHYLAEGHRIMGLALADEMSKDIKKQ from the coding sequence ATGCCTTTTTTGCCTAAAACGTCCCGCGAGAGATGGATCTTGGCGCTGCTGTTGGCGGCGCTGGCGTGGATCGGATTAGAAATCCGTTTGGGCGCTAAATATTCCACGCAGCGCGAGAGCAATATGAACTGCTTTCGCTGGGATTCTCGGACGTTGTGGACGTTTCGACCGTCCTTTCAAGGGACGGCATGGAATCAAACGATCCATACCAATTCGCAGGGATTTCGCGGCGGCGAGGAATATGCGCTGAAGTCCACCCATGCGCTGCGGATTCTGGCTTTGGGCGATTCGCGGACGTACGGCTTTCACGTTAAGGATAACGAGACGTTTTCATTCGTCTTGCAGGCGGAATTGCGGCGGCGGGGAGTGGACGCGGAAGTTATGAACGTGGGCGTTTTCGGTTTCACGGCCATGCAATGCCTGGCGAATTTGGAACGGCTGCTGCCCTATAAGCCGGATATCGTCCTCTTCGCGCCGGGATACAACGACCGGCGTTATCTTGTAACGCGGGGGGAAGATTCGGACGCCTCGTTCCGGTCGATCGCGCGATTGCGGCGCATTGCGGGCGTCCTGGAATGGAGCAATGCCTTTTTTGCGCTGATGCAGGAGATCGGCGAACGGAAGTTGAAACCGTTGCGGGAGCATCCGCCGGGATTGGATCGAGTCGCCGCGCGGGTATCAGAAAAGCGTTTCGGTGAAGAATTACGTAAAGCGGGCGAGCTGTGCCGGGATAACCATATCCGCATCGTTTATATGAAAATCTACGGCAATCCTTCCGCCTACGGCCTCGCCGAACAGGCGGCGGCGCTTTACGATGCGCAAAACTACGCCGAGGCGGCGCGGATGCTGGAGGAGAAGCGCAGGAAGTTGGCCCAACAGGCGCATCCACTGGCGATGTATTATCTTGGATTGTCTTATCAAGCGCTGGGCGAGAAGGAAAAAGCGGCGCAAGCGTTCGCCAGCCACAAGCCTTCTGGTTCCATTATGGGGGAAGCGGTTTTGCGCAGCGAGAGGCGCTATTTCGCGATAATGGACGAAGCGGCGCGCCAGTTTTCCGCGACGGTAGTCGATGGCCGGGCGGCGGCGGGCGTTATTGCATCCACCAGCGAGGATCAAGCATTCGCCAGCCTCTTTTACGACGAATGCCACTACCTGGCGGAAGGACATCGGATTATGGGATT